DNA sequence from the Acidimicrobiia bacterium genome:
TCAGTGAGCTCCCGACGCCAGCAGTCACGTCACCGGCGACGGTCGATCGGCGGCGGACCGCCGTCCGCACCTGGACAGGACTGCTCAGTCCGTGAAGATGAGATCGTCGATGAGCGACTCCTCGACGTAGCCGCCCTTCGGGTGGAACCGGTAGTGGACGAAGTCCTTCTCGAACTCGAGGTTGATGCCTGCCGGGCCCGATCGGTTCTTCTCGATCGACACGACCACCTGGCGCTTGAACCCTTCGGCCCGCACCGGGTCGTACGCCGTGTGGCGCTTCGACACCGCCGCGTACTTCTCGTTGACGATGAGGATCGTGTCGGCCTCGTAGGTGAGCGCGGCCGCCGAATCGAGGTGCTGGGCTCGAACCCTGCGGTGCGCGAGCGACGCCTCAGCGCCGGCGACGACGGCGACCACGGCGACGTCGAAGTCGACTGCCATGTCCTTGAGGGCAACGGCTGCGACCGACGGGGCAACCGGGACCTTCTGCAGGTAGTCGACGAACAGCACGGCACGCTCTCGGCCGTAGGCGTCGAGGTGGGCACGGATGTCGTCGAGGCCGGTCCGAGAACCGGAGGCAGCTTGCAGCCACATGTCCTTGGCGTACTCACGGACCCTGGCGTGAGCGGCCCTGACGAGCAGGTTGCCCGCCGCCGCCTCACCAAGCTCGATCTCTCCGTTGGCGAGTGCCCAGAGCAGCGCCCTGATGTCGCGGGTCGAGCCGCTGCCTTCGGCTGCGGCGAGATCCCCGAGCTCGGAGAGCAGCAGCCTGCCGAGCATCGTCGCCTCGTCGTGCTCGTAGCACACGTACATCGCCCCGGCGCCACCGCCGGCGACGCGGCGCGCCCATTGCATGGCAAGGATCGTCTTGCCGACGCCGGGGAGGCCACTGAGAAGCGTGAGCGTTCCGGTGCGCAGCCCGCCGCCGAGCGCCTCGTCGAGCGGCTCGAACCCGGATGGAACGACGCTCGAGCGGGTCTGCCTGGCGGGCAGCTCGAGAAGCAGGTCGTCCACGAGGACGGCCTCGCCGCGCCTGTGGAGCCCGTTCCCCGAGACGTCGCCGACGATCTCTTTCAACTGAGCACATCCCTCCACACGCGAACGGCCGCCGGTCCGAGGAGCACGATGAACAACGAGGGGAAGATGCAGACGACGAGTGGGAAGACGATCTTGACCGGGATCTTGAGCGCCCGCTCCTCAGCGCGCTGCTTGCGTCTCATCCGCAGCTCGGAAGCCTGAATGCGCAGCACGTTGGCGATCGGCAGGCCGTATTCCTCGGACTGCACGACCGCTCCGATGAACGTGTTCAGGTCGAGCACGTCGTTGCGGGCTGCCAGGTTGCGGAGCGCCTGGGTCCGACTCGCCCCGAGCTGCATCTCCTGGAGTGCCCGTCGCAGCTCGGCCGCCATCGGTCCGCGCCCGGCGCGCGCCGTGCGGGCGATGGCTCCCTCGAACCCGACGCCTGCCTCGACACTCATCGTGATGTGATCGATGGCGTCCGGAAGCTCCCTGAGAATCTGGTCCTGACGCTTCTTGGCCGAGCCGTCGAGGGTGAAGTCCGGCAGCAGGTACGCCAGGCCGCCGGCTCCGAGAGCGAGCAACGGCCCCGCCAGGTACCACCCGGCGGTGGCGGCCGCCGCCGCGCCGAGCACCTTGACGACGAGAACCCGCTCGATCGGCCAACGGTCCTCGAGGCCGGCGAGCACGATCCGGTTCTCGAGCCTGTCGACCACTCCGGCAGGTGTGAAGGCTCTCAGGCGACCGGCCACGGCGGCGAGCGCCGGCCGCACGACTCGCTCGCCTGCGCCCTGCTCGAGGATCAGCGCACCGAGGTCGGTGACCCGCTTCTCGCCGCGACCGGCGCGGCGGGCGAAGATGCTGCTCGATTCGGCTCCCCGAGAGATCGAAACGAACAACAACGGGATGGAGAGCGCCACTGCCGCGGCTGCGATGATCACTTGGACTGGCGGCATGGCTCCTCCTCTCTCAGTACACGAGCCGAATGATCCGGCGCATCCACGCGATTCCGATGAGCATCAGCCCGACGCCGCCGGCGATGAGGATCTTGCCGATGCTGGAGTCGGTGAGCTCTGCCAGGTACGTCGGCGCGATCGCGGCGGTGACCACCGCGACGAAGATGGGAAGCACCACGAGGACGATGGCCGAGATGCGCCCCTCGGCCGACAGCACTTCGATCTGGCGTCGTATCGTCTCCCTCTCCCTGATCGTGGCCGCCACCTGCTCGAGGAGTTGGGCGAGGTCGCCACCGATCTCGCGGTGGATCGTGATCGCTTCCGACGCCCACGCCAGGTCCTCGCTGCGCACCCGCTTCGCCATGGCGTCGAGCGCGTCTTCGAGGTCGCGTCCCAGTTGGACTTCGAGGCGCACCCGGTTGAACTCGGTGGACGAGGGCTCGAGGTTCTCCCTGGCGACTCCCTCGATCGCTTGCAGGAGCCCGAAACCTGCCCGCAGGCCGCCCGCCATCAGCTGGAGTGCGTCCGGAAGCTGAGCTGCGAACGCCTTGGCCCTCCGGCCGGCGGCCACGCTGAGAAGCCCGAACATGGCCGTGACCCCGACGACGGTGACGAAGACGCCCCCGAACACCCCGGCCCACAGGTCGCCGAGCAGGTAGGAGACGAGGCCGGCCGCCACGACGAGCAGCGCGAACTCGCCGATGCGGAGGTTGAGGCCCGCTTGTTCGATCAGCCCGGTGAGCCGCGACGTGAAACCGCCGCGGCCGAGCGCCTGCTCGGCGAGGAGCGTCGCCCGGTTCGTGATGTCGGAGAGCATTCCTCCGCTGCGAGCCCGGGAGAGGCCGAGAGCCTGGATACCTGCCAGCCCTCCGGGGCGGGGCCGCACCAGGTAGGTCACTCCGAAGATCGCCAGGAACACGGCGGCTGCTCCCCCGAGGAACACGGGTGTGGACTGGAGGAACCCGATCGTCACCGGGACCCCGGGCCGCAGCGCCACGGGCAGCGTTGTCGGTGGTGCGGCGGTGACCGGAGGGCTCGGGTCCGTCGGCTCCACGACGGGCGGCGCAGCGGGGAACTGCGCAGGAACAACGGTGAGCGCCCGGAAGTCGCCGGCTCGCACCGCGATGTCGATCTCGGTGAGGCCGTGGCTCTGAGCCTGGAAGGACAGCCGGTACTGGTTGATGAGATCGGAGGCGATCTCCCCGAAGATCCCATCGAGGGCTGAGGAGTCGGTCGCCGGGACAATGATGCCGAGGGTCGAGGCCCGCAGCCTCTCCAGGGCGTCGTCGTCGTTCTCGTCTGTCTGCAGCTCGATGGCGACAAAGCGTGGCTCCACGCGCACCAGCCCGACGAGGGCCTGTTCGATCGTCGCCGTCGACACGGTGTCGCCGCCGTCCGACAGCAGGATCACCGTGCGTCGAGCCTGCGACGCGGTGTCGAAGAGCTCCGAAGCCGAGAGGAGGGCGTCGTACAGCGCCGTCTCACCGCTAGCGGTCACTGAGTCGACGCCCGCCTTGAGCTCCTCGGGATCCTCGGTGAACGGGACGATCACCGACGTCACACCACCAAAGCCGACGAGAGCCATCTCGACCCCGGAAGGCATGCTGTCTGCGAAGTCCCGGACCGCCGCTTGGGCGCTCACGAGCGGTGCGCCCGCCATGCTCCCTGAGGTGTCGAGCACGAGGACCACTTCGAGCTCGTCACCGGCGAGCTGCTGCACCGAGATGGGTCGGGCGTCGCCGTTCTCCCCGACGAACCAGTCCGCGAGCGGGATGTCCTGACCGATGAGCTCCTGCGGCACGGTGACCGTGATGACGACGTTCGGGTAGTCCGTGGCGTCGACCGACTCCACGGGGAGGTCCACGACCGGGCCCTCCTCCTGGGCAAGTGCGCTCGCCCCGGGAGACAGCACGATCGCTGCCAGCAATGCGGCAGCGGCGCAGCGCCTCACCGACGGCTCCCGAGCAGGTCTCTCAGGGCGTCGTCCGGCGTCCCGAACAGGTGCGGATTGACCTTGATGCCGTAGTCGAGGAGCTTGTCCGTGAATTGCGGCCGAATCCCTGTGGGCCGCAACGTCCCGAGGTAGCGACCTTCGTCGTCGGCGCCGGCGGCGTAGTCGAACTCGAAGATGTCCTGGAGCGTGACCACGTCTCCCTCCATGCCGACGACCTCGGCGATGTGGGTGACCCGCCTCGTGCCGTCGCTGAGGCGGCTGATGTGGACGATCACGTCGATGGCAGACGAGATCTGCTCCCTGATCGCCTTGTCCGGCAGCTCGACGCCCGCCATCAGCATCATCGTCTCGAGGCGGGCGACCGCGTCGCGGGGGCTGTTGGCGTGGACCGTCGAGAGTGAGCCCTCGTGGCCCGTGTTCATCGCCTGCAGCATGTCGAGCGCTTCGCCGCCCCTGGCCTCGCCGACGACGATGCGGTCGGGCCGCATGCGGAGCGCGTTGCGGACGAGGTCACGGATCGTCACCTCTCCCCTGCCCTCCACGTTCGGCGGCCTCGACTCGAGGCGGATCGTGTGGCGCTGCTGGAGCTGGAGCTCGACCGCATCTTCGATGGTGATGATGCGCTGGTCGTCCGGGATGAAGCTCGAGA
Encoded proteins:
- a CDS encoding type II secretion system F family protein; amino-acid sequence: MPPVQVIIAAAAVALSIPLLFVSISRGAESSSIFARRAGRGEKRVTDLGALILEQGAGERVVRPALAAVAGRLRAFTPAGVVDRLENRIVLAGLEDRWPIERVLVVKVLGAAAAATAGWYLAGPLLALGAGGLAYLLPDFTLDGSAKKRQDQILRELPDAIDHITMSVEAGVGFEGAIARTARAGRGPMAAELRRALQEMQLGASRTQALRNLAARNDVLDLNTFIGAVVQSEEYGLPIANVLRIQASELRMRRKQRAEERALKIPVKIVFPLVVCIFPSLFIVLLGPAAVRVWRDVLS
- a CDS encoding VWA domain-containing protein, which translates into the protein MRRCAAAALLAAIVLSPGASALAQEEGPVVDLPVESVDATDYPNVVITVTVPQELIGQDIPLADWFVGENGDARPISVQQLAGDELEVVLVLDTSGSMAGAPLVSAQAAVRDFADSMPSGVEMALVGFGGVTSVIVPFTEDPEELKAGVDSVTASGETALYDALLSASELFDTASQARRTVILLSDGGDTVSTATIEQALVGLVRVEPRFVAIELQTDENDDDALERLRASTLGIIVPATDSSALDGIFGEIASDLINQYRLSFQAQSHGLTEIDIAVRAGDFRALTVVPAQFPAAPPVVEPTDPSPPVTAAPPTTLPVALRPGVPVTIGFLQSTPVFLGGAAAVFLAIFGVTYLVRPRPGGLAGIQALGLSRARSGGMLSDITNRATLLAEQALGRGGFTSRLTGLIEQAGLNLRIGEFALLVVAAGLVSYLLGDLWAGVFGGVFVTVVGVTAMFGLLSVAAGRRAKAFAAQLPDALQLMAGGLRAGFGLLQAIEGVARENLEPSSTEFNRVRLEVQLGRDLEDALDAMAKRVRSEDLAWASEAITIHREIGGDLAQLLEQVAATIRERETIRRQIEVLSAEGRISAIVLVVLPIFVAVVTAAIAPTYLAELTDSSIGKILIAGGVGLMLIGIAWMRRIIRLVY
- a CDS encoding DnaB-like helicase C-terminal domain-containing protein translates to MKEIVGDVSGNGLHRRGEAVLVDDLLLELPARQTRSSVVPSGFEPLDEALGGGLRTGTLTLLSGLPGVGKTILAMQWARRVAGGGAGAMYVCYEHDEATMLGRLLLSELGDLAAAEGSGSTRDIRALLWALANGEIELGEAAAGNLLVRAAHARVREYAKDMWLQAASGSRTGLDDIRAHLDAYGRERAVLFVDYLQKVPVAPSVAAVALKDMAVDFDVAVVAVVAGAEASLAHRRVRAQHLDSAAALTYEADTILIVNEKYAAVSKRHTAYDPVRAEGFKRQVVVSIEKNRSGPAGINLEFEKDFVHYRFHPKGGYVEESLIDDLIFTD